In Hevea brasiliensis isolate MT/VB/25A 57/8 chromosome 13, ASM3005281v1, whole genome shotgun sequence, a single genomic region encodes these proteins:
- the LOC110658407 gene encoding protein IQ-DOMAIN 23 yields MGFFRRLFGIKKAGPSPPAKAKRRWSFSRSSNTIPSQFNKCEALSGAYDDNLDANKHAIAVAAATAAVAEAALAAAQAAAEVVRLTSVSGSGGRSTSSGHVIGSHRRREEELAAIKIQSEFRGYLARRALRALKALVKLQALVRGHIVRKQTADMLRRMQTLVTVQARARASRTHVSESWHSPGKSSQSQHTVLARPHKDRVLHDYGAKFDGPSILKRCGSNSNLREIIHLDEANLGSNWLDCWMEESFQNNHGNIPMRNRHADDEKSDKILEVDTWKPHMKSQQSIRTLQASRHVLASDHNNKSFATFDLPSTLPTKATYQMPTVSSGEVLSLKSLNFPLGKDETVLRNVENNPHVFSPSSRPGSSGRRGPFTPTRSEYSWGFFNGYSGYPNYMANTESFRAKVRSQSAPKQRLEFEKYGSDKRSVQGFHDGDTISERSFAQQANFRNRAYPASGRLNRQGGTNAR; encoded by the exons ATGGGATTTTTCCGGCGACTTTTTGGCATCAAAAAAGCTGGTCCCTCACCACCGGCCAAGGCGAAGAGAAGGTGGAGCTTTTCTAGATCTTCCAATACGATTCCGTCTCAGTTCAATAAGTGTGAAGCTTTATCGGGTGCGTATGATGATAATTTGGATGCGAACAAGCACGCTATAGCTGTGGCAGCAGCCACTGCGGCTGTTGCCGAGGCGGCACTCGCGGCTGCTCAAGCAGCAGCAGAGGTTGTGAGATTGACTAGTGTTAGCGGCAGTGGTGGAAGAAGTACTAGCTCAGGTCACGTCATTGGAAGTCATCGCCGGCGGGAAGAGGAACTTGCTGCTATCAAGATACAGTCAGAGTTTCGTGGTTATCTG gcaagaAGAGCACTAAGAGCATTGAAAGCGTTAGTAAAGCTTCAAGCATTAGTTAGAGGCCACATTGTGAGAAAGCAAACAGCAGATATGCTTAGGCGAATGCAAACGTTGGTGACAGTGCAGGCTCGAGCTCGTGCTAGCCGCACCCATGTATCAGAATCATGGCATTCTCCGGGCAAGTCTTCTCAGTCACAGCATACC GTTCTTGCACGTCCTCATAAGGATCGTGTACTTCATGATTATGGTGCTAAATTTGATGGGCCCTCCATCCTTAAG AGATGTGGTTCAAATTCAAACCTGAGAGAGATCATTCACCTAGATGAAGCAAACCTCGGTTCAAATTGGTTAGATTGTTGGATGGAGGAAAGCTTTCAGAACAACCATGGAAACATTCCAATGAGAAATCGACATGCTGATGATGAAAAGAGCGACAAAATCCTTGAAGTGGATACTTGGAAGCCCCACATGAAATCCCAACAAAGTATCAGAACCTTGCAGGCCTCACGGCATGTTTTGGCTTCAGATCATAACAATAAGAGCTTTGCAACATTCGACTTGCCATCTACCTTACCAACAAAAGCAACATATCAAATGCCAACTGTCTCTTCAGGAGaagttttatcattgaaatctctTAATTTCCCCCTCGGAAAAGATGAAACGGTTTTGAGGAATGTAGAGAACAACCCCCATGTGTTTTCCCCATCATCTAGACCTGGAAGTAGCGGTAGAAGAGGTCCTTTTACACCCACAAGGAGCGAGTACTCATGGGGCTTCTTTAATGGGTACTCAGGTTACCCAAACTACATGGCTAACACAGAATCCTTTCGGGCTAAGGTTAGATCACAAAGTGCCCCAAAGCAGAGGCTAGAGTTTGAAAAATATGGTTCGGATAAAAGATCTGTCCAGGGGTTTCATGATGGAGACACTATTTCAGAAAGAAGCTTTGCTCAACAGGCCAACTTCAGGAACAGAGCTTATCCAGCATCTGGGCGCTTGAATAGACAAGGGGGTACCAATGCAAGGTGA
- the LOC110658406 gene encoding RHOMBOID-like protein 3 encodes MPGDDIERGGGGGVKSRTNNSYPSSSSSYLIEENETQWTSWLVPMFVVANVAVFIVVMYINDCPNHFHSRFQGKCVARFLGRFSFEPLRDNPLFGPSSATLKKLGALEWERVVHKHQGWRLVTCVWLHAGIIHLLANMLCLVFIGIRLEQQFGFVRIGIIYLLSGFAGSILSSLFIRNSISVGASGALFGLLGAMLSELITNWTIYTNKAAALFTLLVIIAINLAIGILPHVDNFAHIGGFLAGFLLGFVLLPRPRYGWLERQNLPANVSVKSKYKSYQYVLWLVSLVLLIAGFVVALVMLFRGENGNDRCHWCHYLSCVPTSSWNCDENQL; translated from the exons ATGCCAGGGGATGATATTgaaagaggaggaggaggaggagtgaAGAGCAGAACAAATAACAGCTACCCATCATCGTCTTCCTCTTATTTGATAGAAGAAAATGAAACCCAATGGACCTCGTGGCTCGTGCCTATGTTTGTGGTGGCAAATGTTGCTGTCTTTATTGTTGTCATGTACATCAATGATTGTCCTAATCATTTTCATTCTCGGTTCCAAGGGAAGTGTGTTGCGAGGTTTCTTGGGAGATTCTCTTTCGAGCCCTTAAGAGACAATCCTCTCTTTGGTCCCTCTTCTGCTAC ATTGAAGAAGTTGGGAGCTCTTGAGTGGGAAAGAGTTGTACATAAGCACCAGGGATGGAGGCTTGTTACGTGTGTTTGGTTGCATGCGGGTATTATTCATCTTCTCGCAAACATGCTGTGCTTGGTCTTCATTGGTATTCGCCTCGAGCAGCAATTTGGGTTTG TCCGCATTGGTATTATTTATCTGCTTTCTGGATTTGCTGGGAGCATTCTTTCCTCTCTATTTATTAGAAACAGCATCTCTGTTGGTGCCTCTGGTGCACTTTTTGGCCTTCTAGGAGCAATGCTTTCTGAACTAATTACAAACTGGACTATTTACACTAACAAG GCTGCAGCACTCTTTACACTTCTGGTCATCATAGCCATCAACCTTGCTATTGGAATTCTGCCACATGTTGATAATTTTGCTCATATCGGTGGATTTCTTGCTGGGTTCCTCCTCGGCTTTGTTTTGCTACCTCGTCCTCGATATGGGTGGTTAGAGCGTCAAAATCTTCCTGCCAATGTTAGTGTCAAATCAAAGTACAAGTCCTACCAATACGTTTTATGGCTGGTTTCTCTGGTTCTCCTAATTGCAGG ATTCGTAGTTGCATTAGTGATGCTGTTCCGGGGGGAGAATGGGAATGATCGCTGCCATTGGTGTCACTACTTGAGCTGTGTACCCACCTCCAGTTGGAACTGTGATGAAAACCAGCTCTAG